From a single Streptomyces sp. NBC_01264 genomic region:
- a CDS encoding cytochrome P450 family protein, protein MTCPIDHTGPAAIVLDPFVADLAAESAALRAAGPLVQVVLPGDVPVYAVTHHAEARKLLTDPRIVKDIDVWGAWQRGEIPMDWPLIGLANPGRSMLTVDGEDHRRLRTLVAQALTVRRVEKLRAGIEALTTGMLDKLAALPAGETVDLKAQFAYPLPMNVISDLMGVDAEEHPRLKALFEKFFSTQTLPEEVPQMMADLGALFSRIVESKRENPGDDLTSALIEASEDGDHLSTEEITNTLQLIVAAGHETTISLIVNAVVALETHPEQRDLVLKGEVSWENVIEETLRWSSPTSHVLIRFATEDVEVGDRILPKGEGLIVSFGALGRDEAQFGETAGEFDAARTPNRHISFGHGPHVCPGAALSRLEALVALPALYARFPDLTLAVAPAELRNKPILTQNDLFDLPVRLS, encoded by the coding sequence ATGACGTGCCCGATCGACCACACCGGCCCCGCGGCCATCGTCCTGGACCCCTTCGTCGCCGACCTCGCCGCCGAGAGCGCCGCGCTGCGCGCCGCGGGCCCCCTGGTCCAGGTGGTCCTCCCCGGCGATGTGCCGGTGTACGCCGTCACGCACCACGCCGAGGCGCGCAAGCTGCTCACCGATCCCCGGATCGTCAAGGACATCGACGTGTGGGGCGCCTGGCAGCGCGGCGAGATCCCGATGGACTGGCCGCTGATCGGCCTCGCCAACCCCGGCCGCTCGATGCTCACCGTGGACGGCGAGGACCACCGCCGGCTGCGCACCCTGGTCGCGCAGGCCCTGACCGTGCGCCGGGTCGAGAAGCTGCGCGCCGGCATCGAGGCGCTCACCACCGGGATGCTCGACAAGCTGGCCGCGCTGCCGGCCGGCGAGACGGTGGACCTCAAGGCGCAGTTCGCGTACCCGCTGCCGATGAACGTCATCAGCGACCTGATGGGTGTCGACGCCGAGGAACACCCGCGCCTGAAGGCCCTGTTCGAGAAGTTCTTCTCGACGCAGACGCTCCCCGAGGAGGTGCCGCAGATGATGGCGGACCTCGGCGCGCTGTTCTCCCGCATCGTCGAGTCCAAGCGCGAGAACCCGGGCGACGACCTCACCAGCGCCCTCATCGAGGCCTCGGAGGACGGCGACCACCTCAGCACGGAGGAGATCACCAACACCCTCCAGCTGATCGTCGCCGCCGGCCACGAGACCACCATCAGCCTGATCGTCAACGCGGTCGTCGCCCTGGAGACCCACCCGGAGCAGCGCGACCTGGTCCTCAAGGGCGAGGTCTCCTGGGAGAACGTCATCGAGGAGACCCTGCGCTGGTCCAGCCCCACCTCGCACGTCCTGATCCGCTTCGCCACCGAGGACGTGGAGGTGGGTGACCGGATCCTGCCCAAGGGCGAGGGGCTGATCGTCTCCTTCGGCGCGCTCGGCCGCGACGAGGCCCAGTTCGGCGAGACGGCGGGGGAGTTCGACGCCGCCCGCACCCCGAACCGGCACATCTCCTTCGGCCACGGCCCCCACGTCTGCCCCGGCGCGGCCCTCTCCCGCCTGGAGGCCCTGGTCGCCCTCCCGGCCCTCTACGCCCGGTTCCCGGACCTCACCCTGGCCGTCGCCCCGGCCGAGCTCCGCAACAAGCCGATCCTCACCCAGAACGACCTCTTCGACCTCCCGGTCCGCCTGTCCTGA
- a CDS encoding cytochrome P450 — protein MTCPAAPEHQPVYLGGPRFQTDPADLYREMRRDHGAVAPVVLDGDVPAWLVLGYRELHQVTSDPVLFSRDSELWNQWDRIPADWPLLPMIGRRQPSILYTVGERHRERAAVISEALEAVDPFELKGHAERFADELIDELCGKGSCDIVGEYAILLPLRVLARLYGFSDAQGPGLVRAMNDMINGREGALEGQQHLAESMFALLSAKLAEPGPDVVSRMLANRSGFTVEEVAQDLMVMMAAGHQPTADWIGNSLRLMLTDDRFAASLAGGRHSVGEAMNEVLWEDTPTQNVAGRWTSRDTHLGGQRIAGGDLVLLGIGAANTDPHVRTDAGELTGGNNAFFSFGHGEHRCPFPAQEVAEVIARTGIEVLLDRLPDVDLAVPAADLARRPSPWLRGLTTLPVTYTPTPALGATR, from the coding sequence GTGACCTGCCCCGCCGCCCCCGAGCACCAGCCCGTCTACCTCGGCGGACCCCGGTTCCAGACCGACCCCGCCGACCTGTACCGCGAGATGCGGCGCGATCACGGCGCCGTCGCCCCGGTCGTCCTCGACGGAGACGTGCCGGCCTGGCTGGTCCTCGGCTACCGCGAACTGCACCAGGTCACCAGCGACCCCGTGCTCTTCTCCCGGGACTCCGAGCTGTGGAACCAGTGGGACCGCATCCCCGCGGACTGGCCGCTGCTCCCGATGATCGGCCGGCGCCAGCCGTCGATCCTCTACACCGTCGGCGAACGCCACCGAGAGCGGGCCGCCGTCATCTCCGAGGCCCTCGAAGCCGTCGACCCCTTCGAACTCAAGGGGCACGCCGAGCGGTTCGCCGACGAGCTGATCGACGAACTGTGCGGCAAGGGATCCTGCGACATCGTCGGCGAGTACGCGATACTGCTCCCGCTACGCGTCCTCGCCCGCCTCTACGGGTTCTCCGACGCGCAGGGCCCCGGACTCGTACGCGCCATGAACGACATGATCAACGGGCGGGAGGGCGCCCTGGAAGGCCAGCAGCACCTCGCCGAGTCGATGTTCGCGCTGCTCTCCGCCAAGCTCGCCGAGCCCGGACCCGACGTGGTCTCCCGGATGCTCGCCAACCGGTCCGGTTTCACCGTGGAGGAGGTAGCGCAGGACCTCATGGTCATGATGGCCGCGGGCCACCAGCCCACCGCCGACTGGATCGGCAACTCCCTGCGCCTCATGCTCACCGACGACCGCTTCGCCGCCTCCCTCGCGGGCGGCCGGCACAGCGTCGGCGAGGCCATGAACGAGGTGCTCTGGGAGGACACCCCCACCCAGAACGTGGCCGGCCGCTGGACCTCCCGCGACACCCACCTGGGCGGACAGCGCATCGCCGGCGGGGACCTCGTCCTGCTCGGCATCGGCGCCGCCAACACGGACCCGCACGTACGCACCGACGCCGGAGAGCTGACCGGCGGCAACAACGCCTTCTTCTCCTTCGGGCACGGCGAACACCGCTGTCCCTTCCCCGCCCAGGAGGTCGCCGAGGTCATCGCGCGCACCGGCATCGAGGTGCTCCTCGACCGGCTGCCCGACGTGGACCTCGCCGTGCCCGCCGCGGACCTGGCCCGCCGCCCCTCGCCCTGGCTGCGCGGCCTCACCACCCTTCCCGTGACCTACACCCCGACCCCCGCCCTTGGAGCCACCCGATGA
- a CDS encoding GTP-binding protein has protein sequence MDSAISDATIPEAASPASAPPAQAEPLRPRQALRSTADNGLKIVIVGGFGVGKTTMVRSVSEIRPLNTEETMTKAGEAVDDTHGIAGKSATTVAFDFGRITLDARNVLYLFGAPGQERFWFLWDRLFSGTLGAVVLVDTRRLADSWYAIDRLEHHGTPFVVACNDFGGPEHTPEQIRAALDLPDAIPLVFCDARSRESSKQVLISLVQHLRTAALSRTRPSRRQSPPSQTPEPTP, from the coding sequence TTGGACTCCGCAATCTCTGACGCGACGATCCCCGAAGCCGCGTCCCCGGCGAGCGCACCGCCCGCCCAGGCCGAACCGCTGCGGCCCCGCCAGGCGCTGCGCAGCACGGCCGACAACGGGCTGAAGATCGTCATCGTGGGCGGTTTCGGCGTCGGCAAGACCACGATGGTCCGCTCGGTCAGCGAGATCCGCCCGCTGAACACCGAGGAGACCATGACCAAGGCCGGTGAGGCCGTGGACGACACCCACGGGATCGCCGGGAAGAGCGCCACCACCGTGGCCTTCGACTTCGGGCGCATCACCCTCGACGCCCGCAACGTGCTCTACCTGTTCGGCGCCCCCGGCCAGGAGCGGTTCTGGTTCCTGTGGGACCGGCTCTTCTCCGGCACCCTCGGCGCGGTCGTCCTCGTCGACACCCGGCGCCTGGCGGACTCCTGGTACGCCATCGACCGGCTCGAACACCACGGCACGCCCTTCGTCGTGGCCTGCAACGACTTCGGCGGCCCCGAGCACACCCCGGAGCAGATCCGGGCCGCCCTGGACCTGCCCGACGCCATCCCGCTGGTGTTCTGCGACGCCCGCTCCCGGGAGTCCAGCAAGCAGGTCCTGATCTCCCTCGTCCAGCACCTCCGGACGGCCGCGCTGTCGAGAACCCGGCCGAGCCGCCGGCAGAGCCCCCCGTCCCAGACCCCGGAGCCCACCCCGTGA
- a CDS encoding DUF742 domain-containing protein, whose amino-acid sequence MSRTRPGRDDSPDRLYTLTGGRSRSGSDVFDLVTLVVAESDPVPGMQSEHAAILRMCQFPTAVVEIAAELGLPVSIVRILLADLLATGRIRARHPRTANSAYSFTDPDILEQVLVGLRNL is encoded by the coding sequence ATGAGCCGGACCCGGCCGGGCCGGGACGATTCGCCGGACCGGCTCTACACCCTCACCGGTGGCCGCAGCCGATCCGGATCCGATGTCTTCGACCTGGTCACCCTGGTCGTTGCCGAGAGCGATCCGGTGCCCGGCATGCAGTCCGAGCACGCCGCGATCCTGCGGATGTGCCAGTTCCCGACGGCCGTGGTGGAGATCGCGGCCGAGCTCGGACTGCCGGTGTCGATCGTACGGATCCTGCTGGCCGACCTGCTCGCCACCGGACGGATCCGCGCGCGGCACCCGCGTACGGCGAACTCGGCGTACAGCTTTACCGACCCCGACATCCTGGAGCAGGTGCTCGTTGGACTCCGCAATCTCTGA
- a CDS encoding roadblock/LC7 domain-containing protein, with the protein MTGFTTDETLNWLLEGLLERTPGARHALVLSRDGLKLCRTPELSVDQADQLAAIAAGIQSLSHGASIEFGDGTGGVRSAMAEFYGGILFIVEAGEGAHLALVANEDADAGLVGHNMSELVEQLGEHLIARPRG; encoded by the coding sequence ATGACCGGCTTCACCACCGACGAGACGCTCAACTGGCTCCTGGAAGGGCTCCTGGAGCGCACACCGGGCGCCCGGCACGCCCTCGTGCTCTCCCGCGACGGCCTCAAGCTGTGCCGGACCCCCGAGCTCTCCGTCGACCAGGCCGACCAGCTCGCCGCGATCGCCGCCGGCATCCAGAGCCTGTCCCACGGGGCGTCCATCGAGTTCGGCGACGGCACCGGCGGAGTCCGCTCGGCCATGGCCGAGTTCTACGGCGGGATCCTGTTCATCGTCGAGGCCGGCGAGGGGGCGCACCTGGCGCTCGTCGCGAACGAGGACGCCGACGCCGGACTGGTCGGCCACAACATGTCCGAACTGGTCGAGCAGCTCGGCGAACACCTCATCGCCAGGCCCCGGGGATGA
- a CDS encoding sensor histidine kinase, with protein sequence MTASPSPLRPSALALLITAVAGGALTTAAVAAAPSSIATALGWFAGAGVLLLAVSAFAVTWCTRTSRVQRARIAALSTELAARDGHIARMIADSTRDTAAYTAERSRLTGEHAAVLERLTAGHAAALEHLAGTHAAELDGLAAAQNASRERLGGELRRAESGRAAAMAAAANAAGRMQALATGMLADLRDMEHRHADEDVLGDLLHLDHRTAQAGRLADSIAVLTGARSGRRWAKPIVMESILRGAMGRIGGYQRVRLHSTSDAAVAGHAAEGVMHALAELLDNAANFSPPTAEVHVYVEEVPSGIVITVEDSGLVMSEVQLRRAEQAVTASSLDLAGLSGTRLGLAVVGRLARKHGLTVSFRPSARGGTGALMMLPQELISRTAAEAPAAPLAVPAQPAARVAPQAPAGAEAAAGPGPEPEARHDTAGGQEAAARAQDRTAVDDGTAVPGAADPGAASESTGEHPHFGDSGLPQRRRGRTMAAAHREGTDGAATDPRTDTALATASAPGGASRSAARFGSFRQAVRGSAAPGTADAGAPGGPGEEQQPAPTTDPEGNTRS encoded by the coding sequence ATGACGGCGTCGCCCTCCCCCCTTCGCCCCTCCGCGCTGGCCCTGCTGATCACCGCAGTCGCCGGTGGCGCGCTCACCACGGCGGCGGTGGCCGCGGCCCCGTCGTCCATCGCCACCGCCCTCGGCTGGTTCGCCGGCGCGGGCGTCCTGCTGCTCGCGGTATCGGCCTTCGCCGTGACCTGGTGCACGCGCACCTCCCGGGTCCAGCGCGCCCGGATCGCCGCACTGAGCACAGAACTGGCCGCCCGTGACGGGCACATCGCCCGGATGATCGCCGACTCGACCCGTGACACGGCCGCGTACACCGCCGAACGCTCCCGTCTCACCGGTGAACACGCCGCCGTGCTCGAGCGGCTGACGGCCGGGCACGCTGCCGCGCTGGAGCACCTGGCGGGCACGCACGCCGCCGAACTCGACGGATTGGCCGCCGCCCAGAACGCCTCCCGCGAGCGGCTCGGCGGAGAGCTGCGCCGCGCCGAGTCGGGCCGCGCCGCCGCCATGGCCGCGGCGGCCAACGCCGCCGGACGGATGCAGGCCCTGGCCACGGGGATGCTCGCCGACCTGCGCGACATGGAGCACCGGCACGCCGACGAGGACGTCCTCGGCGACCTGCTCCACCTCGACCACCGCACCGCCCAGGCCGGCCGCCTCGCCGACTCCATCGCCGTGCTCACCGGGGCGCGCTCGGGCCGCCGTTGGGCCAAGCCGATCGTGATGGAGTCGATCCTGCGCGGCGCGATGGGCCGCATCGGCGGCTACCAGCGGGTCAGGCTCCACTCCACCAGCGACGCCGCCGTCGCCGGGCACGCGGCCGAGGGCGTCATGCACGCACTCGCCGAACTCCTCGACAACGCCGCCAACTTCTCCCCGCCGACCGCCGAGGTCCACGTCTACGTGGAGGAGGTGCCGTCCGGGATCGTCATCACCGTCGAGGACAGCGGCCTCGTCATGAGCGAGGTCCAGCTGCGCCGCGCCGAACAGGCCGTGACCGCATCGTCCCTGGACCTGGCCGGACTCTCCGGGACCCGGCTCGGTCTCGCCGTCGTCGGCCGGCTCGCCCGCAAGCACGGACTGACCGTCTCCTTCAGGCCCTCCGCACGAGGCGGTACGGGCGCCCTGATGATGCTCCCGCAGGAGCTGATCAGCCGCACGGCCGCCGAAGCCCCCGCCGCGCCGCTCGCCGTCCCCGCGCAGCCGGCCGCCCGGGTCGCGCCGCAGGCGCCCGCCGGGGCCGAAGCTGCGGCCGGGCCCGGGCCCGAGCCCGAGGCCAGGCACGACACCGCCGGCGGTCAGGAAGCCGCCGCCCGCGCGCAGGACCGTACGGCGGTGGACGACGGGACCGCGGTTCCCGGCGCAGCCGACCCCGGGGCCGCGTCCGAATCCACCGGCGAGCACCCGCACTTCGGCGACAGCGGCCTGCCCCAGCGGCGCCGCGGCCGGACCATGGCGGCCGCCCACCGCGAGGGCACGGACGGCGCGGCCACGGATCCCCGTACGGACACGGCCCTGGCCACGGCCTCCGCTCCCGGCGGGGCGTCCCGGTCGGCCGCGCGGTTCGGCAGCTTCCGCCAGGCCGTCCGGGGCTCCGCGGCCCCGGGCACAGCGGACGCCGGAGCCCCGGGCGGCCCCGGCGAAGAGCAGCAGCCCGCGCCCACCACAGACCCGGAAGGCAACACGCGATCATGA
- a CDS encoding ATP-grasp domain-containing protein — MRLCFLVEEHYRRDGMPNEVVRQLKAWGHRVDVLRPGGSLLRMSEVVDAGAHDAWVLKTVSGGPGLTLLEAAASAGATTVNDARAIRGVRDKALAAAIGRGRGLPLPPTYAAARPELLAQIPASDYPLVVKPADGSSGRAVHLVSSPERLASMLPELTGEGLLVAQPYVPNSGTDLKVYAVGGELFATERRSPLHPDTSVPERLVPLSAEIAEIAARVGEVYGLDLYGVDVLLGPHGPVVVDVNDFPSFRQVPDAAARVARAVLDLARGAGSRPCPETGSSLARRPGRAVSIPVQATAVTGAVTPAAAVTPAGPTGEPV; from the coding sequence ATGAGGCTCTGCTTCCTGGTGGAGGAGCACTATCGCCGCGACGGCATGCCGAACGAGGTGGTCCGGCAACTGAAGGCCTGGGGCCACCGGGTGGACGTGCTGCGGCCCGGCGGTTCGCTGCTGCGGATGAGCGAGGTGGTGGACGCCGGAGCCCATGACGCCTGGGTCCTCAAGACGGTGTCCGGCGGGCCGGGGCTGACCCTGCTCGAAGCCGCCGCCTCGGCCGGGGCGACCACCGTCAACGACGCCCGCGCGATCCGGGGCGTACGGGACAAGGCGCTGGCCGCCGCCATCGGGCGCGGCCGGGGACTGCCGCTGCCGCCGACCTACGCGGCGGCCCGGCCGGAGCTGCTGGCGCAGATCCCGGCGTCGGACTACCCGCTGGTCGTCAAACCCGCCGACGGCAGCTCCGGGCGGGCCGTCCACCTGGTCTCCTCGCCGGAGCGGCTGGCCTCGATGCTCCCCGAACTGACCGGCGAGGGCCTGCTCGTCGCCCAGCCGTACGTCCCGAACTCGGGCACCGACCTCAAGGTGTACGCCGTCGGCGGTGAGCTCTTCGCCACGGAGCGCCGCTCCCCCCTGCATCCGGACACCTCCGTCCCGGAGCGCCTCGTGCCGCTGTCCGCGGAGATCGCGGAGATCGCCGCCCGGGTCGGGGAGGTCTACGGCCTCGACCTGTACGGGGTGGACGTGCTGCTGGGCCCCCACGGGCCGGTGGTCGTGGACGTGAACGACTTCCCGAGCTTCCGTCAGGTCCCGGACGCGGCGGCCCGGGTGGCCCGCGCGGTACTGGACCTCGCGCGGGGAGCCGGTTCGCGCCCCTGCCCCGAAACCGGATCCTCCCTGGCGCGCCGGCCCGGTCGGGCCGTGTCGATCCCCGTCCAGGCCACGGCCGTCACAGGGGCCGTCACCCCGGCGGCGGCCGTCACCCCGGCCGGCCCCACGGGAGAGCCCGTATGA
- a CDS encoding ATP-grasp domain-containing protein: MRIGLITDNPGHPLLSATAGLLRAAGHGVELLDPGAPDAALAAPADAYLLKAHTPSGLELARRLERLGAPVVNSAAATTLCQDRTLMAEPAVRAGLPFAVTRTVGALGRWAAGVALDSPVVVKSRHNRREDLVARVEDTVHLGELAQRWPDEPVVVQDFAPNSGWDHKLWAIGDRVFAALRRSELSPEGRGPTLPLSLPDLPEGWADLTRRIGELYSLDVYGVDIIATADGSPLIVDVNAFPGIRDQPGAPEALADLALSRAKG; the protein is encoded by the coding sequence ATGAGGATCGGCCTGATCACGGACAACCCCGGGCATCCGCTGCTCTCGGCGACGGCCGGACTCCTCCGGGCCGCCGGGCACGGAGTGGAGCTGCTGGATCCCGGCGCACCGGACGCGGCCCTCGCCGCCCCGGCCGACGCGTACCTCCTCAAGGCGCACACCCCCTCCGGCCTGGAACTGGCCCGGCGCCTGGAGCGGCTCGGGGCCCCGGTGGTGAACTCCGCCGCGGCGACCACGCTCTGCCAGGACCGCACCCTGATGGCGGAGCCGGCGGTCCGGGCCGGGCTGCCGTTCGCGGTAACCCGTACCGTCGGCGCGCTCGGGCGGTGGGCGGCCGGGGTCGCACTGGACTCCCCCGTCGTCGTCAAGAGCCGCCACAACCGCCGCGAGGACCTCGTGGCCCGGGTCGAGGACACGGTCCACCTCGGGGAGTTGGCGCAACGCTGGCCCGACGAGCCGGTGGTGGTGCAGGACTTCGCCCCGAACAGCGGCTGGGACCACAAACTCTGGGCGATCGGAGACCGCGTCTTCGCGGCCCTGCGCCGTTCGGAACTCTCCCCGGAAGGCCGCGGCCCGACCCTGCCCCTGTCCTTGCCCGACCTCCCGGAGGGATGGGCCGATCTGACCCGCCGGATCGGCGAGCTCTACTCCCTGGACGTCTACGGCGTGGACATCATCGCCACGGCCGACGGCTCCCCCCTCATCGTGGACGTCAACGCCTTCCCCGGCATCCGGGACCAGCCGGGCGCCCCCGAGGCCCTGGCGGACCTCGCCCTGAGCCGCGCCAAGGGCTGA
- a CDS encoding DUF4232 domain-containing protein: protein MQHTASIGRSAAALATVLAAAALMTGCTPTADGGGAAAPSAPSTASRPAGATPTDGDKGRTTSGGGTGGSTGGASPSGGSTSGGTGGTAGTGGTTGTGGTGGGTQKPCAVGDIEVSEAHQADVRPPGTGTGAAVVSVINTSKSPCKVYGYPTVTGAGNGSPEKDKPLATTHTGPAAANVMLAPGGRAWTKLAFVQVQGEADGYCVSGATPGSYPTAVIGVLGAGQHQIAMDDGVFAFCDDKVTVTAWSSVKPS, encoded by the coding sequence ATGCAGCACACAGCAAGCATCGGCCGGAGCGCGGCGGCCCTGGCGACGGTCCTGGCGGCCGCCGCTCTGATGACGGGCTGCACGCCGACCGCCGACGGCGGCGGAGCCGCGGCCCCGTCGGCGCCGAGCACGGCCTCGCGGCCGGCCGGGGCCACACCCACCGACGGCGACAAGGGCAGAACGACCAGCGGCGGCGGGACCGGAGGTTCCACGGGCGGCGCGTCGCCCTCGGGCGGCTCCACCTCCGGCGGAACCGGCGGGACGGCCGGGACCGGCGGGACAACTGGGACCGGCGGAACCGGCGGCGGGACGCAGAAGCCCTGTGCGGTCGGCGACATCGAGGTCTCCGAGGCGCACCAGGCCGACGTGCGCCCGCCGGGCACGGGAACCGGGGCCGCCGTCGTCTCCGTCATCAACACCTCCAAGTCCCCCTGCAAGGTGTACGGGTACCCGACGGTCACGGGGGCGGGCAACGGTTCCCCGGAGAAGGACAAGCCGCTGGCCACCACCCACACCGGCCCCGCCGCGGCCAACGTGATGCTGGCCCCGGGTGGCCGCGCGTGGACGAAGCTCGCCTTCGTCCAGGTCCAGGGCGAGGCGGACGGCTACTGCGTGTCCGGCGCGACCCCGGGCTCGTACCCGACGGCGGTCATCGGCGTGCTCGGCGCCGGGCAGCACCAGATCGCCATGGACGACGGCGTGTTCGCGTTCTGCGACGACAAGGTGACCGTCACCGCCTGGTCCTCCGTCAAGCCGTCCTAG
- a CDS encoding VOC family protein, with the protein MVSRISELVIDCTDPERLAGFWSEALGYVELSREDDGSIEIGPPGAGFGGPQPTLVLSPSSDPRRGKLRLHIDVSPVDRDQDAELERLLALGARPADVGQTGAESWHTLADPEGNEFCLLRTRLKPL; encoded by the coding sequence ATGGTAAGCCGCATCAGTGAGCTGGTCATCGACTGCACCGACCCCGAACGCCTCGCCGGGTTCTGGAGCGAGGCCCTCGGCTACGTGGAACTCTCCCGGGAGGACGACGGGAGCATCGAGATCGGGCCGCCCGGCGCCGGCTTCGGAGGTCCGCAACCCACCCTCGTGCTCAGCCCGAGCAGCGACCCGCGCAGGGGGAAGCTCCGCCTGCACATCGACGTCAGCCCGGTCGACCGGGACCAGGACGCCGAGCTGGAGCGTCTGCTCGCCCTCGGCGCCCGTCCGGCCGACGTCGGCCAGACCGGCGCCGAGAGCTGGCACACCCTGGCCGACCCGGAGGGCAACGAGTTCTGCCTGCTGCGCACCCGCCTGAAGCCCCTCTGA